Proteins from one Escherichia coli genomic window:
- the ydiN gene encoding MFS transporter: MSQNKAFSTPFILAVLCIYFSYFLHGISVITLAQNMSSLAEKFSTDNAGIAYLISGIGLGRLISILFFGVISDKFGRRAVILMAVIMYLLFFFGIPACPNLTLAYCLAVCVGIANSALDTGGYPALMECFPKASGSAVILVKAMVSFGQMFYPMLVSYMLLNNIWYGYGLIIPGILFVLITLMLLKSKFPNQLVDASVANELPQMNSKPLVWLEGVSSVLFGVAAFSTFYVIVVWMPKYAMAFAGMSEAEALKTISYYSMGSLVCVFIFAALLKKMVRPIWANVFNSALATITSAIIYLYPSPLVCNAGAFVIGFSAAGGILQLGVSVMSEFFPKSKAKVTSIYMMMGGLANFVIPLITGYLSNIGLQYIIVLDFTFALLALITAIIVFIRYYRVFIIPENDVRFGERKFSTRLNTIKHRG, encoded by the coding sequence ATGTCTCAAAATAAGGCTTTCAGCACGCCATTTATCCTGGCTGTTCTTTGTATTTACTTCAGCTATTTTCTGCACGGCATTAGTGTTATTACGCTTGCCCAAAATATGTCATCTCTGGCAGAAAAGTTTTCCACTGACAACGCGGGCATTGCCTATTTAATTTCCGGTATCGGTTTGGGCCGATTGATCAGTATTTTATTCTTCGGTGTGATCTCCGATAAGTTTGGTCGTCGGGCGGTGATATTAATGGCAGTAATAATGTATCTGCTATTCTTCTTTGGTATTCCCGCTTGCCCAAATTTAACTCTCGCCTACTGTCTGGCAGTGTGCGTAGGTATCGCTAACTCAGCGCTTGATACGGGTGGCTACCCTGCGCTCATGGAATGCTTTCCGAAAGCCTCTGGTTCGGCGGTCATACTGGTTAAAGCGATGGTGTCATTCGGACAAATGTTCTACCCAATGCTGGTGAGCTATATGTTGCTCAATAACATCTGGTACGGCTATGGGCTGATTATTCCGGGTATTCTGTTTGTACTGATCACGCTGATGCTATTGAAAAGCAAATTCCCCAACCAGTTGGTGGACGCCAGCGTAGCTAATGAATTACCGCAAATGAACAGCAAACCGTTAGTCTGGCTGGAAGGTGTTTCATCGGTACTGTTCGGTGTAGCTGCATTCTCGACCTTTTATGTGATTGTGGTGTGGATGCCCAAATATGCGATGGCTTTTGCTGGTATGTCAGAAGCTGAGGCATTAAAAACCATCTCTTATTACAGTATGGGCTCGTTGGTCTGTGTCTTTATTTTTGCCGCACTACTGAAAAAAATGGTCCGGCCCATCTGGGCTAATGTATTTAACTCTGCACTGGCAACAATAACATCAGCCATTATCTACCTGTACCCTTCTCCACTGGTGTGTAATGCCGGAGCCTTTGTTATCGGTTTCTCAGCGGCTGGCGGCATTTTACAGCTCGGCGTTTCGGTCATGTCAGAGTTTTTTCCCAAAAGCAAAGCCAAAGTCACCAGTATTTATATGATGATGGGTGGACTGGCTAACTTTGTTATTCCGCTGATTACCGGTTATCTGTCGAACATCGGCCTGCAATATATCATCGTTCTCGATTTTACTTTCGCGCTGCTGGCCCTGATTACCGCAATTATTGTTTTTATCCGCTATTACCGCGTTTTCATTATTCCTGAAAATGATGTGCGGTTTGGCGAGCGTAAATTTAGCACCCGGTTAAACACAATTAAGCATAGAGGTTAA
- the ydiF gene encoding acyl CoA:acetate/3-ketoacid CoA transferase, whose protein sequence is MKPVKPPRINGRVPVLSAQEAVNYIPDEATLCVLGAGGGILEATTLITALADKYKQTQTPRNLSIISPTGLGDRADRGISPLAQEGLVKWALCGHWGQSPRISDLAEKNKIIAYNYPQGVLTQTLRAAAAHQPGIISDIGIGTFVDPRQQGGKLNEVTKEDLIKLVEFDNKEYLYYKAIAPDIAFIRATTCDSEGYATFEDEVMYLDALVIAQAVHNNGGIVMMQVQKMVKKATLHPKSVRIPGYLVDIVVVDPDQTQLYGGAPVNRFISGDFTLDDSTKLSLPLNQRKLVARRALFEMRKGAVGNVGVGIADGIGLVAREEGCADDFILTVETGPIGGITSQGIAFGANVNTRAILDMTSQFDFYHGGGLDVCYLSFAEVDQHGNVGVHKFNGKIMGTGGFIDISATSKKIVFCGTLTAGSLKTEITDGKLNIVQEGRVKKFIRELPEITFSGKIALERGLDVRYITERAVFTLKEDGLHLIEIAPGVDLQKDILDKMDFTPVISPELKLMDERLFIDAAMGFVLPEAAH, encoded by the coding sequence ATGAAACCTGTAAAACCACCTCGTATTAATGGACGAGTGCCGGTCCTGTCGGCACAGGAAGCGGTGAATTATATTCCCGACGAAGCAACACTTTGTGTGTTAGGCGCTGGCGGCGGTATTCTGGAAGCCACCACGTTAATTACTGCTCTTGCTGATAAATATAAACAGACTCAAACACCACGTAATTTATCGATTATTAGTCCAACAGGGCTTGGCGATCGCGCCGACCGTGGTATTAGTCCGCTGGCGCAAGAAGGTCTGGTGAAATGGGCATTATGCGGTCACTGGGGACAATCGCCGCGTATTTCTGATCTCGCAGAAAAAAATAAAATTATTGCTTATAACTATCCACAAGGTGTACTTACACAAACCTTACGCGCCGCCGCAGCCCACCAGCCTGGTATTATTAGTGATATTGGCATCGGAACATTTGTCGATCCACGCCAGCAAGGCGGCAAACTGAATGAAGTCACTAAAGAAGACCTGATTAAACTGGTCGAGTTTGATAACAAAGAATATCTCTATTACAAAGCGATTGCGCCGGATATCGCCTTTATTCGCGCCACCACCTGCGACAGCGAAGGGTACGCCACCTTTGAAGATGAGGTGATGTATCTCGACGCATTGGTTATTGCTCAGGCGGTGCACAATAACGGCGGTATTGTGATGATGCAGGTGCAGAAAATGGTTAAGAAAGCCACGCTGCATCCTAAATCTGTCCGTATTCCGGGTTATCTGGTGGATATTGTGGTGGTCGATCCGGATCAAACCCAACTGTATGGCGGTGCGCCGGTTAACCGCTTTATTTCTGGTGACTTCACCCTTGATGACAGTACCAAACTTAGCCTGCCCCTAAACCAACGTAAATTAGTTGCGCGGCGCGCATTATTCGAAATGCGTAAAGGCGCGGTGGGGAATGTCGGCGTCGGTATTGCTGACGGCATTGGCCTGGTCGCCCGGGAAGAAGGTTGTGCTGATGACTTTATTCTGACGGTAGAAACAGGTCCGATTGGCGGTATTACTTCACAGGGGATAGCCTTTGGCGCGAACGTGAATACCCGTGCCATTCTGGATATGACGTCCCAGTTTGATTTTTATCACGGTGGCGGTCTGGATGTTTGTTATTTGAGTTTTGCTGAAGTCGACCAGCACGGTAACGTCGGCGTGCATAAATTCAATGGTAAAATCATGGGCACCGGTGGATTTATTGATATCAGTGCCACTTCGAAGAAAATCGTTTTCTGCGGCACATTAACTGCGGGCAGTTTAAAAACAGAAATTACCGACGGCAAATTAAATATCGTCCAGGAAGGACGGGTGAAGAAATTTATTCGGGAACTACCGGAAATTACTTTCAGCGGAAAAATCGCTCTCGAGCGAGGGCTGGATGTTCGTTATATCACTGAGCGCGCAGTATTCACGCTGAAAGAAGACGGCCTGCATTTAATCGAAATCGCCCCTGGCGTCGATTTACAAAAAGATATTCTCGACAAAATGGATTTCACCCCAGTGATTTCGCCAGAACTCAAACTGATGGACGAAAGATTATTTATCGATGCGGCGATGGGTTTTGTCCTGCCTGAAGCGGCTCATTAA
- the ydiB gene encoding quinate/shikimate dehydrogenase produces MDVTAKYELIGLMAYPIRHSLSPEMQNKALEKAGLPFTYMAFEVDNDSFPGAIEGLKALKMRGTGVSMPNKQLACEYVDELTPAAKLVGAINTIVNDDGYLRGYNTDGTGHIRAIKESGFDIKGKTMVLLGAGGASTAIGAQGAIEGLKEIKLFNRRDEFFDKALAFAQRVNENTDCVVTVTDLADQQAFAEALASADILTNGTKVGMKPLENESLVNDISLLHPGLLVTECVYNPHMTKLLQQAQQAGCKTIDGYGMLLWQGAEQFTLWTGKDFPLEYVKQVMGFGA; encoded by the coding sequence ATGGATGTTACCGCAAAATACGAATTGATTGGGTTGATGGCCTATCCTATCCGCCACAGTTTATCGCCCGAAATGCAGAATAAAGCCTTAGAAAAAGCGGGATTGCCATTTACCTATATGGCCTTCGAAGTGGATAACGATAGCTTTCCCGGAGCAATTGAAGGATTAAAAGCCCTCAAAATGCGCGGAACTGGTGTATCAATGCCGAACAAACAACTGGCGTGTGAATATGTTGATGAATTAACGCCAGCGGCCAAACTGGTGGGTGCCATCAACACCATCGTTAATGATGATGGCTATCTGCGTGGCTATAACACCGACGGCACGGGCCATATTCGCGCCATTAAAGAGAGCGGTTTTGATATCAAAGGCAAAACGATGGTGCTGTTAGGGGCCGGAGGTGCCTCAACGGCGATTGGCGCGCAGGGGGCAATTGAAGGTTTAAAAGAAATTAAACTCTTTAACCGTCGGGATGAGTTCTTCGATAAAGCCCTCGCCTTCGCGCAGCGGGTTAACGAAAACACCGATTGCGTCGTGACAGTCACCGATCTCGCCGATCAGCAAGCCTTTGCTGAAGCCCTGGCTTCCGCCGACATTTTAACCAATGGCACAAAAGTGGGTATGAAACCCCTTGAGAATGAATCATTGGTTAATGATATCAGTCTGTTACATCCGGGACTTCTGGTCACTGAATGCGTGTATAACCCGCATATGACGAAGTTATTGCAGCAGGCGCAACAAGCTGGTTGCAAAACGATTGATGGATACGGCATGTTGTTGTGGCAAGGGGCTGAACAGTTCACGTTATGGACTGGCAAAGATTTCCCTCTGGAATATGTTAAACAGGTCATGGGGTTCGGTGCCTGA
- the aroD gene encoding type I 3-dehydroquinate dehydratase, translating to MKTVTVKDLVIGTGAPKIIVSLMAKDIASVKSEALAYREADFDILEWRVDHYADLSNVESVMAAAKILRETMPEKPLLFTFRSAKEGGEQAISTEAYIALNRAAIDSGLVDMIDLELFTGDDQVKETVAYAHAHDVKVVMSNHDFHKTPEAEEIIARLRKMQSFDADIPKIALMPQSTSDVLTLLAATLEMQEQYADRPIITMSMAKTGVISRLAGEVFGSAATFGAVKKASAPGQISVNDLRTVLTILHQA from the coding sequence ATGAAAACCGTAACTGTAAAAGATCTCGTCATTGGTACGGGCGCACCTAAAATCATCGTCTCGCTGATGGCGAAAGATATCGCCAGCGTGAAATCCGAAGCTCTCGCCTATCGTGAAGCGGACTTTGATATTCTGGAATGGCGTGTTGACCACTATGCCGACCTCTCCAATGTGGAGTCTGTCATGGCAGCGGCAAAAATTCTCCGTGAAACCATGCCAGAAAAACCGCTGCTGTTTACCTTCCGCAGTGCCAAAGAAGGCGGCGAGCAGGCGATTTCCACCGAGGCTTATATTGCACTCAATCGTGCAGCCATCGACAGCGGCCTGGTTGATATGATCGATCTGGAGTTATTTACCGGTGATGATCAAGTTAAAGAAACCGTCGCCTACGCCCACGCGCATGATGTGAAAGTTGTCATGTCCAACCATGACTTCCATAAAACGCCGGAAGCCGAAGAAATCATTGCCCGTCTGCGTAAAATGCAGTCCTTCGACGCCGATATTCCTAAGATTGCGCTGATGCCGCAAAGTACCAGCGATGTGCTGACGTTGCTTGCCGCGACCCTGGAGATGCAGGAGCAGTATGCCGATCGTCCAATCATCACGATGTCGATGGCAAAAACTGGCGTAATTTCTCGTCTGGCTGGTGAAGTATTTGGGTCGGCGGCAACTTTTGGTGCGGTAAAAAAAGCCTCTGCGCCAGGGCAAATCTCGGTAAATGATTTGCGCACGGTATTAACTATTTTACATCAGGCATAA